The Oncorhynchus tshawytscha isolate Ot180627B linkage group LG12, Otsh_v2.0, whole genome shotgun sequence genome includes a window with the following:
- the LOC112262949 gene encoding dedicator of cytokinesis protein 5 isoform X2: MTRWIPTKKEKYGVAIYNYDSRGEQELSLQVGDTVHILETFEGWYRGYTLRDKSRKGIFPASYIHLKEAKVEGTGQQEIVIPGDLPLVLELGATLREWAQIWYKLYVNNKTTLFRGVQQMAYSLIEYRSQIVSGTLPKDDLVELRKKVTAKIDYGNRILGLDLVVRDDAGNTLDPDCTSTVSLFRAFETASRSIDDRIQEEKTRLQNLEMRRQSLFSTVHTYSLFVNLKNFVCNIGEDAELLMSLYDPDQSEFISENFLVRWDSMGMPKEIEKLNNLPALFTDLSSSDLIRPRLFLVCQIIRVGSMELKEGKKHTGGLRRPFGVAVMDITDIAHGKADDEEKQHFIPFQQIAMETYIRQRQLIISPLLPSRVIGENEPLTAVFNKVINTREVNHKGQGLFVTLKLLPGDLSQVRKDYPHFVDRTTAIVRKMGFPEIILPGYVRNDIYVTLLQGEFDRGKKTSPKNVEVMLSVLDNDGNLMEKAIFPGAGYDGITEYKSVIYYQVKQPSWNETVKVTIPIEDVGRCHLRVMFRHRSSQDSRDKSEKPFGMAFVRLMKGDGTTLRDGRHDLIVYKVDAKKSEDAKTYLTLPGSWAEVEEKERQTGKTFNHSGVIPLTKDSFQIGTLTCSTKLTQNVDLLGLLNWRSNPEELDQNLQRLMEVEGGEIVKFLQDTLDALFSIMMETSEEETYDTLLFNALVFIITLIGDIKFQHFNPVLETYINKHFSATLAYMKLTKVLNYYVGHADEPVLTERLYSALKALKYLFRFIVQSRVLYLRFYGTSEDAFFNSIRTLFLSFNTLMDRPLDEGVKIKGAILKYLPTIINDIKNVFDPVELSVLLTKFIESIPDSQLVRQKLGCMCKMVESDLFKQSECRDVLLPLVTDQLSGQLDDHSNKPDHEACVQLLSTVLDNLDRKNVGPTRGHVQLIMERLLRRVNRTVISMSRTSTLIGHYLACMTAILKQMDDMHYAHYISTFKTRQDIIDFLMETFIMFKDLMGNVFPSDWMTMNLLQIGVFLRAINQYSEVLNMYFMDQTHFELQLWNNYFHLTVAFLTHKSLQLESFSQEKRNKILNKYGDMRKSIGFKIRDMWYNLGPHKMKFIPAMVGPILKATLVPEPELRKATIPIFFDMMQCEHNFTPSRTFNMFENELITKLDQEVEGGRGDEQYKILLEKTLLEHCRRHRYLSQSGEELALLLSSLLEKLLAYRTITHDESPELRMSCTVNVLNFYKEKKREDIYIRYLYKLRDLHLVCENYTEAAYTLLLHAELLEWSDKPCAPHLIPGHGKHVWTQQELKERLFQEIICNLDKGKMWEKAIEMGKQLAKMHENQMFDFMELSQLLKQQAQFYENIMHAMRPQPEYFAVGYYGLGFPTFLRNKVFIYRGKEYEWLEDFSLKLLSQFPNAARMTSTAPPGDNICNSQGQHIQCFTVKPVLTVPAQFKDKGVPEQILNYYRTNEVDQFQYSRPFRKGAKDPDNEFATMWIERTTYITTYHFPGILKWFEVKSISVEEISPLQNAVETMEMANEKLSNLVQQQACDSSTSVHPLSMMLNGIVDPAVMGGYSNYEKAFFTDTYMHEHPDDLESIEVLKHLIALQIPLLADGIRIHGEKSTEQLKPLHNRLLTCFSDLRERVEKHYGVITLPCSLTERKKSRVGSVVMPYILSSTLRRMSTVSTTSSGLSSGSTSSNGPSRPSSQDSLLSRDTANDRRASMLSRSEDDNRISRKNRKEWSVSKSQVLVERQPDIDETLPEKPQRPKSLQFGDRRLTLSLFQGVSSHLSLDNPLSPLPASPQTPHSSTYSSLPGDNDATTDTPGTPPPMPPKKHPHEMFDISQNSLEFHPPLPQKIDSKPPPPPPKTRKSMFPGSYENNPQ, from the exons ATGACCCGCTGGATTCCAACTAAAAAAGAGAAATATGGCGTTG CAATTTATAATTATGACTCCAGAGGCGAGCAGGAGCTGTCTCTCCAGGTGGGAGACACTGTACATATACTTGAGACATTTGAAG GCTGGTACAGAGGGTACACACTACGGGACAAATCACGGAAG GGCATTTTCCCAGCCTCGTACATCCACCTGAAGGAGGCGAAAGTtgaagggacagg CCAACAGGAAATAGTTATCCCAGGAGACCTGCCACTGGTACTGGAACTCGGTGCCACTCTGAGGGAATGGGCACAAATATGGTACAAGCTATATGTG AACAACAAGACCACTCTCTTCAGGGGCGTACAGCAGATGGCCTACAGCCTCATCGAGTATCGATCTCAGATAGTGTCAGGAACATTACCCAAGGATGACCTTGTGGAGCTCAGGAAGAAAGTCACAGCTAAGATTGATTATGGAAACCG GATTCTGGGTTTGGACTTGGTGGTGCGAGATGACGCGGGGAACACTCTGGACCCGGACTGCACCAGCACAGTCAGTCTGTTCAGGGCCTTTGAGACTGCATCCCGCAGTATAGATGACAGAATACAGGAGGAGAAG ACCCGGCTGCAGAACCTGGAGATGAGGCGCCAGTCCCTGTTCAGCACGGTGCACACCTACAGTCTCTTCGTGAACCTCAAGAACTTTGTGTGTAATATCGGGGAGGATGCAGAGCTGCTTATGTCACTCTATGACCCTGACCAGTCTGAGTTCATCAG TGAGAACTTCCTGGTGCGCTGGGACAGCATGGGCATGCCCAAAGAGATTGAGAAACTCAACAACCTGCCTGCCCTTTTCACG GATCTGAGCAGCAGTGACCTGATTAGGCCACGTCTCTTCCTCGTCTGTCAGATTATCAGAGTGGGCAGCATGGAGCTCAAGGAGGGCAAGAAACACACTGGAGGGTTAAGGAGACCATTTGGTGTGGCTG TGATGGACATCACAGATATCGCCCATGGAAAAGCAGACGATGAGGAGAAGCAGCATTTCATCCCCTTTCAGCA GATAGCTATGGAGACCTACATCCGTCAGAGGCAGCTcatcatttctcctctcctcccatcccggGTCATTGGAGAGAACGAGCCTCTCACCGCCGTCTTCAACAAAGTCATTAACACCCGGGAGGTCAACCACAAGGGCCAGG GACTGTTTGTGACACTGAAGCTGCTTCCTGGTGACCTGTCCCAGGTCAGGAAGGACTACCCTCACTTTGTTGATCGCACCACCGCCATCGTCAGAAAGATGGGCTTCCCTGAGATCATCCTCCCAG GGTATGTGAGGAACGATATCTATGTCACCTTGCTGCAGGGGGAGTTTGACCGTGgtaaaaaaacatcacccaaaaATGTTGAGGTGATGTTGAGTGTTCTAGATAACGATGGCAATCTCATGGAG AAAGCAATATTTCCTGGAGCTGGATATGATGGGATCACAGAATACAAGTCTGTAATTTACTACCAGGTCAAGCAGCCGAGCTGGAATGAAACAGTCAAG GTGACTATTCCTATTGAAGATGTGGGTCGCTGTCATCTCAGGGTGATGTTTCGACACAGATCATCTCAGGACT CTAGAGACAAATCAGAGAAGCCGTTTGGCATGGCGTTCGTCCGCCTGATGAAAGGAGACGGAACCACGCTGAGAGACGGCAGACATGACCTCATCGTCTACAAG GTTGACGCAAAGAAGTCTGAGGATGCAAAAACATACCTGACTCTGCCAGGCTCCTGGGCtgaagtggaggagaaggagaggcagacagggAAAACCTTTAACCATTCAGGAGTCATCCCACTCACCAAGGACAGCTTCCAGATTGGCACTCTCACCTGCTCCACTAAACTCACCCAGAATG TGGATCTCCTGGGCCTGTTGAACTGGAGGTCCAACCCTGAAGAGCTGGACCAGAACCTGCAGCGCCTGATGGAGGTTGAGGGGGGGGAAATTGTCAAG TTTCTACAGGACACACTTGATGCCCTCTTCAGTATCATGATGGAGACTTCAGAGGAGGAGACTTATGACACGCTGCTGTTTAATGCTCTG GTGTTCATAATCACACTGATTGGAGACATCAAGTTCCAGCACTTTAACCCAGTACTGGAGACATACATCAACAAGCACTTCAGTGCCACTCTGGCTTACAT GAAGCTTACCAAGGTTCTCAATTACTATGTGGGCCATGCAGATGAGCCTGTCCTAACCGAGAGACTGTACTCAGCCCTCAAAGCCCTCAAGTACCTGTTCAGGTTCATCGTGCAGTCCCGGGTCCTCTACCTCAG ATTCTATGGGACCAGTGAGGATGCTTTCTTCAACTCCATACGGACACTCTTCCTGTCCTTCAACACACTCATGGACAGACCGCTGGATGAGGGAGTGAAGATAAAG GGGGCGATACTAAAATACCTTCCCACCATCATTAATGACATCAAGAATGTCTTTGATCCTGTGGAGCTCAG tGTTCTTTTGACTAAGTTCATTGAGAGCATCCCTGACTCTCAGCTGGTGCGCCAGAAACTTGGTTGCATGTGTAAGATGGTGGAGAGTGACCTTTTCAAACAGTCAG AGTGTCGAGATGTCCTCTTGCCGCTGGTGACAGACCAGCTGAGTGGGCAGCTGGATGACCACTCCAATAAACCAGACCACGAGGCTTGTGTTCAGCTGCTCAGCACTGTGCTGGACAACCTGGACCGCAAGAATGTG GGTCCAACCCGGGGTCATGTCCAGCTGATAATGGAGCGGCTGCTTCGCAGGGTCAATCGCACTGTCATCAGCATGAGCAGAACCTCCACTCTCATT GGTCATTACCTAGCCTGCATGACCGCCATCTTGAAGCAGATGGATGACATGCACTACGCCCACTACATCAGCACCTTCAAGACCAGACAAGACATCATT GACTTCCTGATGGAGACATTCATCATGTTTAAGGACCTGATGGGGAACGTTTTCCCCTCTGACTGGATGACCATGAACCTCCTGCAGATTGGTGTGTTTCTGCGGGCCATCAACCAGTACTCTGAGGTCCTCAACATGTACTTCATGGACCAGACCCACTTTGAGCTTCAG cTCTGGAACAACTACTTCCACTTGACTGTTGCATTCCTTACCCACAAGTCATTGCAACTGGAATCCTTCTCTCAAGAAAAACGGAATAAAATACTGAACAA GTATGGAGACATGAGGAAGAGCATTGGCTTTAAGATCCGAGATATGTGGTATAATCTTG GCCCCCACAAGATGAAGTTCATCCCGGCCATGGTGGGGCCCATCCTAAAGGCTaccctggtgcctgagccagagCTGAGGAAAGCCACCATCCCCATCTTCTTTGACATGATGCAGTGTGAGCACAACTTCACTCCCAGCCGCACCTTTAACATG TTTGAGAATGAACTGATCACCAAGTTGGAtcaggaggtagagggaggccGTGGGGATGAACAGTACAAAATCCTGCTGGAGAAAAC ACTACTGGAGCACTGCCGGAGGCACAGATACCTGTCTCAGTCAGGGGAGGAGCTGGCTCTGCTGCTCAGCAGTCTGCTGGAGAAGCTACTGGCCTACCGCACCATCACACATGACGAGAGCCCTGAGCTCCGCATGAGCTGCACCGTTAATGTCCTG AACTTCTACAAGGAGAAGAAGCGGGAAGACATTTACATTCG GTATCTGTACAAGCTAAGGGATTTGCATCTTGTCTGTGAGAACTACACGGAGGCAGCATACACCCTGTTACTTCACGCCGAACTCCTCGAG TGGTCTGACAAGCCCTGTGCCCCACATCTGATCCCCGGTCATGGCAAACATGTCTGGACCCAGCAGGAGCTCAAAGAGAGACTCTTCCAGGAGATCATCTGTAACCTGGACAAGGGCAAA ATGTGGGAGAAAGCCATTGAGATGGGTAAACAGCTGGCAAAGATGCACGAGAACCAGATGTTCGACTTCATGGAACTGAGCCAGCTGCTG AAACAGCAAGCCCAGTTCTATGAGAATATAATGCATGCCATGCGGCCTCAGCCAGAATACTTTGCTGTGGGATACTATGGCCTTGGATTCCCCACTTTCCTCAGG AACAAAGTGTTCATCTACCGTGGTAAGGAGTACGAGTGGCTGGAGGACTTCAGTCTCAAGCTGCTGTCGCAGTTCCCCAACGCAGCCAGGATGACCAGCACAGCGCCCCCTGGGGACAACATCTGTAACTCCCAAGGACAGC ATATCCAGTGTTTTACAGTCAAGCCAGTCCTTACTGTTCCCGCCCAGTTCAAAGACAAGGGGGTTCCTGAGCAGATCCTGAA ctACTACAGAACCAATGAAGTGGACCAGTTTCAGTATTCCAGACCCTTCAGGAAAGGCGCAAAGGACCCCGACAATGAATTTGCA ACCATGTGGATCGAGAGGACAACTTACATCACAACCTATCACTTCCCAGGGATTCTCAAATGGTTCGAAGTGAAGTCCATCTCTGTT GAGGAGATCAGccctctgcagaatgctgtggagaCCATGGAGATGGCCAATGAGAAGCTCAGTAACCTGGTGCAGCAGCAGGCCTGTGACAGCTCCACGTCCGTCCACCCACTCTCCATGATGCTCAATGGCATTGTTGACCCTGCCGTCATGGGTGGCTACTCCAACTACGAGAAG GCATTCTTCACTGACACCTACATGCATGAACACCCAGACGACCTTGAGAGCATTGAGGTCCTCAAACATCTTATTGCCCTCCAG atCCCTCTCCTGGCTGATGGCATCCGAATCCACGGAGAGAAATCCACGGAGCAGCTGAAGCCCTTACACAACCGCCTGCTCACCTGTTTCTCAGACCTGCGGGAGAGAGTGGAGAAGCATTACGGCGTCATAACCCTG CCCTGCTCTCTCACTGAAAGGAAGAAGAGTCGTGTGGGCTCCGTAGTGATGCCCTACATCCTGTCCTCCACCCTGCGCCGCATGTCCActgtctccaccacctcctcagGCCTCTCCAGCGGCTCCACCTCCTCTAATGGACCCTCCCGGCCCTCCTCCCAGGA TTCACTGTTGTCCCGTGACACTGCCAACGATCGCCGGGCCTCAATGTTGTCCCGCTCTGAGGATGACAACCGGATCAGTCGAAAGAACCGAAAAGAATGGAGTGTGAGCAAGTCACAGGTTTTGGTGGAGAGACAGCCAGACATAGATGAG ACTCTTCCAGAGAAGCCACAGAGACCCAAAAGTCTGCAGTTTGGGGATCGTCGCCTGACCCTATCTCTGTTCCAGGGTGTTTCCTCTCACCTCAGCCTTGACAACCCACTCAGCCCCCTGCCAGCCTCTCCTCAGACTCCTCACAGCTCCA cataTTCATCTCTCCCCGGTGATAATGATGCCACCACTGACACTCCCGGAACACCCCCACCCATGCCACCAAAGAAACATCCCCATGAGATGTTTGACATCTCCCAAAACTCCCTTGAG TTCCACCCTCCTCTGCCTCAGAAAATTGACAGCaagccccctccacctcctcctaaaACCAGGAAGTCTATGTTCCCTGGCTCCTACGAGAATAATCCTCAGTGA